The DNA window CGTTTATCGAATAAATCGCCTCTGCGATAAGCTGCTTCCACTTTATTGGCAATCGTGTGGGCTAATGCCATTTCACAAACTTCTTGAGGATAAGCCGTAGTTTCGCTTGCCCAGTCACGGAATGTTGATCTGAATCCATGCGCCGTCAAATCCGTTCGACCCATGCGTTTTAGTGTTGCAGTCAGACTCATATCCGATAATGGTTTATCCTGCTTTAACCCAGGAAACACATAGTCAGATAAATGGTTTTCTTGCATCCGCTTGAGTACGGCAATAGCAGCATCGGATAACGGAATTCGATGTTCTCGGCCAGCTTTCATTCGGTCGCCTGGAATTAACCATAACCGTTCAGATAAATTGATCTCTGACCATAACGCACCCCTGACTTCACCGGAGCGAGCTGCGGTTAAAATGGCAAATTCAAGAGCGGCTGCACCAATGCCGGGTTGGTTACGTAATTGCTGCATAAATTGGAAAATTTCTTTGTACGGTAAAGCGGTAAAGTGTTTTACCTTGGCAATCTTAGCCGGTGATGGCAGCAGCTTATCGAGATGTCCTTTCCATCTAGCGGGATTTTCCCCTTCCCGAAAGCCTCTCACCGTTGCCCAATCCAGAATGCTTTCAATGCGTCCTCGCAGCCGGGTTGCGGTTTCTGTTTTGGTTTTCCATATTGGCTCTAACACTTTCAATACTAAACCGGCATCAATATGAGCAACATTAAGATTGCCAATAACTGGGCAAGCATAAGTTTCAAGTGTACTTCGCCATTGGGCTCTATGTTTTGCATTTTTCCAGGCATCGCCATGTGCATCCAGATAGCTATTGATACAATGCTGGAAGGTGACACGCTTGATATGCGATTTCTTGTGAATATCAGCTTGCTTTTGTTTGTCTTCCAGGGGATCAATACCCTCTAAAACCTGCTTACGATAGTTGCTGGCTTTATGGCGGGCTTCTTCCAATGAGAAATCGGAATAACTGCCTAATCCCATATCACGGCGGCGACCAGAAAATGAGTAGCGATAGATCCAGGAAGCTGCGAAAGTGGGATTCATATTCGCGGATAAAGCAGGACTCACATTGACGCAAAGGTATAGACCTGAAACACCTCCAACAGCGTGCATGCCGGGCGTTTTGGATAGTTTTTTAACACCTAAAGCCGATATGGCAGACTTGATTTTTCCCATCAATTATCCCATCAAAACGATTGGGATTTGATGATAACTTATGAAGCAATTTGGAACAACAAAAAATTTAATTTACTTAATCAACAACCAGTTATGGTTGCATATGAAACATGGTGAAACATTGAATAATAAGACACCGCCTCCGCCACATTCTCTTCCGTGTAAGTCCAAGCCAATCCACAAAACCAAGTAATAACGACACTTTACTAAAAATTCTATTCCGTATCAATCCAGAATAATCCGCTAGAAGCCAGTAAAAAAATGTGGTAAAAAGTGTGGTAACTTTATTTACCACATTCTGAGTTACCACATTATGGCTATAAAAGAGGCACTAACTGACTTGGCTTGCAAGAATGCCACCGCTGAAGGTGGCAAGGTACGCAAGCTGCACGATGGCCAAGGGCTTTATCTTTGGGTTTATGAAGACGGCCGCAAGTATTGGCGGCTGCGCTATAAGATTCATGACACGGAAAAATCTTTATCCCTTGGCGTTTATCCTGTTGTGGGGTTAAAGCAAGCAAGGCAGCTTGCACAGATTGAGCGTGTCAAGCTGTCCGGCAATATCGATCCGTCCATTGATCGCCAGATCAATAAGCAGAAAGCCAAGGAAGCCGCCGCCAATAGCTTTGAAGCTGTAGCCCGTGAATGGTCTACCAAGCAAACGCACACCTGGGCAAAAAGCCATGCAAAAGATGTACTGAGACGGCTTGAAAGCAATGTTTTTCCCTATATCGGAATGTACCCTATCAGCACGATCGAAGCCCCGCAATTGCTCAATATGATCCGCATCATTGAACAGCGTGGTTCTTATGATCTGGCGCATAGAGTGCTGGGAGTATGCGGGCAAGTATTCCGCTATGGGGTATCGACAAGCCGCTGCAATCGCGATCCTTCCGGCGATCTTCGCGGCGCACTCACGCCGCACAAAAAGAAAAACCAGGCCGCCGTCAAACCGGAAGAACTGCCGGAACTGCTGCGAGCAATCGCCACCTATGAAAGCATAGGTGACCGGCAAACGCAGCTTGCCTTGCGATTGCTGGCTTTAACCTTCGTTCGTACTAATGAACTGATAGGCGCGCTATGGGAAGAAATCGACCTGAGCAACGCGCTATGGATTGTGCCAGCTACACGCATGAAAATGAAAAATGAACACGTTGTACCCCTTACCCATCAAGCATTGAACATACTGACTGAATTGAAAACTATTGCCGGGGATAGCCGCTACCTGCTGCCTGGAAGAAACCCTAACAAGCCGATAAGCAACAATACTTTGCTCTTTGCCCTGTACCGTCTTGGCTATAAAGGCAAGATGACAGGGCACGGCTTCCGGGCTGTTGCTTCCACTGCATTGAATGAATCCGGCCTATTCAATCCCGATGCTATTGAGCGGCAATTGGCACACGGCGAAAGGAATGAGATCAGAGGCGCATACAACCGGGCGGAATACTTACCAGAAAGGAAAAGGATGATGATATGGTGGAGTAACCATATCGAAGCATTGGAAAAGGGAGCGGAAGTTATTCCATTATTCGGAAAACCGGCTTGATTTTCTCAGTATCTTTTTTGAGTTTTTATCCTACCCCCTTCATTTTGTGTCGGAACAGTCGGAACAAATTCTGCATAACCGTATGAATGCTTGCTTTCTCTGTTCCGACATTCTGCATTCTCCGTTCCGACAATCCCCGTTTTGTTCCGACAATTTTGGATAATCCGGAGGTTTTATGCTTCAATTGATACCGGATATTTTAAGGTTTACAGCAAGTTTTAATGCGAAAATCCGGCGCGGAAATGATCCTGTTGCCACCTTTAATGCGAGAAAATAGATTAGTTTTGTAAAACTATACTTTAAGATATTATAAAACAATAAGATAAATTATTTTATTCAGATTTATATTTGTTCATGTTAATTTTTTATGTCACAATTGAGCCTTCAAAAATTAACATGGATATTAATTAATGTTCCAAACACGCATTCTAGCAGACTCATTGGATGTAAATTTAAGACTGGAAACTCTAGGTATTACGAAACAGGAGTTGGTCACTATAGCCATCAGTGCGGCAACAGCCAGAAATGACGCGGTATCGATTGATCCGATTAATGCACCTGGGCAATTAAGTTATATTTTTGGAACCAGAGCGATTAGGCTTGCACTACTGCCCAAGGGGTGGGTATTAGATCGTACTGACAACATAGAGGCAACCTTCAATAAGGAATTGAATATTAAAATTATATTCCAGAATGTTGAATCTGCATGCTCAAAGCAGCCTCCAAAAGCAATATCATCAAAAGGTGACGCAACAAAAAGATTAGTAGCAAATAATTCCCTTTATTTATGGCCAGAAATGGAGCATGAGTTTAACGCACAGGAAAACACAAGCGTGTGGTTCTTATGTGTATCTACGAAAAATGATGAAATTAGAGCTGAGTTATCTCGTCCGCATTCCATTGAAGGTAACCAGTTTGGGGAGTTTATCGAAAGAATTTTCATTCTTACCGATAACAACTGGAATCCTATTAATCATATTGAAGATACTTCAAATCTGAATAATCAGGAATTCGATATACAAGTGACCAGAAAATAAGCTGCGATGTTTAATCCACACAGATTAATTATCGCGCGAAAACGTCGGGGACTGACAAGCAAAGAACTTGCTGAGCTTGTCGGTTTGTCTCCAATAACGATAACACGCCTTGAAAAATCTGGTAATCCAGAGCCATCAACTATAGATGCTCTTTCAAAAGTACTTGGGTTTTCCAATGAATTCTTTTTCGGCAATGATGTTGACATGCTAACTAGGAATTCTGCTAGCTTCAGAAGTTTGACTGCTATGACAGCGAAAGAGCGAGAATCGGCTCTTGCGGCCGGTTCTCTGGCTTATCTCACATCAGATTGGGTTACCTCTCGTTTTAACTTGCCTAACGTAGATTTAATAGATTTTTCTCGGGAACGCGAACCAGAATATGCGGCACAAACTTTAAGACAGCATTGGGGGCTTGGCGAACAACCCATCAGCAATGTAATAAAGCTGCTTGAATCTAAGGGAATAAGAATATTTTCCTTGTCAGAAGATACTAAAAATGTCGATGCATTTTCTTGTTGGAGAAACGGCATTCCATATATATTTTTGAATACTTTTAAAACTGCTGAACATAGCAGATTTGATGCTCTTCACGAACTTGGTCACTTAGTATTACATAAGCATGGAGAAGCAAAAGGTAGAGAAATTGAAAGAGAAGCAAACCAATTTGCGTCTTTTTTTCTAATGCCTTCTGCTGATCTCATATCACACATTCAATTCGTTTCATCTTTAGATCAACTGATTAAAGCCAAAAGAAGATGGGGGGTTTCCGTTGCCGCTTTGACTTATCGCTTGCACAAAACCGAGCTTATTTCAGATTGGCAGTATCGGGCATTCTGCATCCAAATAAATAAGAAATTTGGAACATCTGAACCCAATGGATTAGATCGAGAAAAGTCTGTTGTATGGGAAAAGGTATTCCGTGAATTATGGAATGAAGGAATTACAAAAAAAGATATTGCTGAGGAACTGGCTATACCAATTGAGGAAATAGAAAGTTTGGTATTTGGGTTGGTCGGTTCATTTAAATCCATAAATGAAATCATTAAAAACAAGGAACAATTCAAGCTAAGGTTAGTTTAGATAAACGAAATATTATCAACAGCTTAAATTAAATAAGATCAAGTGTAAGGTTACGGAAAATAAGGATTGTTAGTCGCATGTACACAAATCTAAATCCAACAAAGGCGCTAATTTGGCGTATTGTTCATCGTGACAATCTGCCGTGGATTTTTGACAATGGACTGCATTGCGCGAACTCATCAGTACAAGCACCTTCCTATGTAGCAATTGGGAACCAAGACCTGATTAATCGGCGTAAATACCGAGATGTACCGATTGCCCCTAATGGTACTTTGGCAGATTATGTACCATTTTACTTCACACCTTTCTCACCAATGATGTATAACATTTATACGGGTCGAGGTGAAGTGCCCAAACGTAGAAATGAAGACATATGTATATTAGTTTCAAGTCTATATCATGTGCAATCTGCCGCATTGCAGTTTATATTCACGGATCGCCATGCATATACATATCTAGCAAGATATTTCAATAATATTGCGCAGTTAAATGAAATAGACTGGCCATTGCTACAGGCCAGAAATTTTAAACGGAACCCTGACGATCCGGAACAAATCGAACGTTATCAAGCAGAAGCTTTAGTTTATGGGTATCTGCCTATCGGGGCATTATTGGGTATAGTTTGTTATACTAAGGACGTAAAGTTGATGCTTGATGTTGAGATACAAAACAGAGGCTTGACACTAGATATTAAAGTTATACCAGAGTGGTATTTTCAATGATCAAATTCACTCAAGGTAATTTACTGGAAGCGCGTGCAGAGGCACTGGTAAATACAGTAAACACGGTTGGAGTAATGGGTAAGGGCATTGCTTTGATGTTCAAGGAACGCTTTACCGAAAACTATCGCTTATATGTTGCTGCCTGTAAAGCTGGTCGAGTTCAAATTGGCAAGATATTTGTCACTGAGGTGCATGAATTTAATGACCCGCGTTGGATTGTGAATTTCCCCACTAAACAACATTGGAGCAAACCTTCACAATTGCCATGGATAGTAGAAGGTTTGCAAGATTTACGTCGGTTTATCATTGAAAAGCAGGTTAAGTCGATTGCTATTCCACCTTTAGGCGCGGGTAATGGTGGCCTAGAGTGGGAAAAGGTACGCAAGCAAATCGAGACCGCCTTGGGGGATTTACCGGATATTGAAATTGTAGTATTCGAACCAACAAAGCAATACCAAAACGTAGCTAAACGCGCAGGTGTGGAAAAGTTGACACCGGCGCGCGCATTAATTGCCGAACTAGTACGTCGATACTGGGTGCTTGGCATGGAATGCAGTCTGCTAGAAGTTCAAAAATTGGCATGGTTTTTGGAGCGTTCCATAGAGCACTTTTCACCGCAAGACAATCCGCTAAATCTACAGTTTATTGCACACAAATATGGCCCTTATGCTAACCGACTTAGCCATTTACTCAATAGTCTGGATGGTAGTTATCTGCATTGCGAAAAACGTATTAGCGACGCCAATCCACTCAATGTGATTTGGTTTGACGATGAACGCAAAACCTTGGTGCAGACATATCTTAAGACTGAAGTGAAGTCGTATGAGCCAGCACTGGAATACACAACTAAGTTGATTGATGGATTCGAATCACCATTTGGTATGGAATTATTAGCAACCGTGGATTGGTTGCTAAACAAAGAAGGCATTCAGCCTACGGTTCAATCTGTTCGTAGAGGATTGCAGCACTGGCCAGCCGAAGGAGCAGCGGAGCGCAAAAATCGGCTGTTTGATGATCGAGCGATTAAAATTGCACTAGATCGCCTGACTCCTTTAATCGAACATGACAAGTAGTCCCATGCCTAAACAACTACAATGCTCAAAGTGAACTGGCTGAAAAGCATGTCTTACACACCGCAAAAGTGTCTTCCCTGTGAATAGAAATTCTTAAATATTGCCGTTTTATTGGTTCGGTTTCTGAAGAATTCCACACAAAGACCAGGCGCACACGCAATGCATAAATTATCAGATTATATCTTGTTAGCGGCGGATACCTATTTTGAAGAAACGGGAAGCAGTGAGTTGAATGCTCACTGGATTGCTGAATTCTTTCAAGACTATGGCTTGCAGGATGCGTACCCATCACAAAGCCTGATTAATTTTGCAAACCTGGTACAGAAAGAATTGACGCGAAACGAAGAGCAATCCGCCAAAAAGACGCGCCTATACTTGGATAAAATCATCGATTCAATAAAGTGATCACCGTGCCATAAAGGGATTCATATCATTCCTTGAAACCATTTATTGAAGCAATTCTGTATTTTTATGCATTCAAAATTACTCACAAAGTTACTCACTTTTTGAAAAGTACCCCCCTGTTTTTCATGTCGATTGCCTAATATTTGGGCAGTAAATTCCATGTCTCAACTGCCAAGAATTCAAGAAAATTTTTTGACTCAGAAAATTGAATTGCCCTGTAGAATATTTCTAATCACTCCATAGGGCGTGTGGACAATTAAATTGTATATAGTTTCCCAGAGAATCAGATTGTGATTTACTGTTTATAAACAGTTGGAGGAGGTTATAAATGGTGAAGCGCTATGGATTACGGGACGATCAATGGCAACGGATTGAGCACTTGTTATCGGGCCGCAAGCAAACAGTTGGTGTAACAGCCAAGGATAACAGGCTATTTGTTGAAGCTGTTTTGTACCGCTACCGTGCTGGGATACCATGGCGTGATCTGCCGGAGCGTTTTGGAGATTGGAACAACATAGCCCGCCGTCATCGCCGCTGGTCGGAAAGCGGCGTATGGGAAAGGGTTTTCACGTATTTGGCCGAAGATTCTGATAATGAGTATGCGATGATCGATAGTACAATTATCCGTGCTCATCAGCATGCTGCGGGGACAAAAGGGGGAATAGGGAAGCGGAGTGCATTGGGCGCAGCAAAGGCGGACTGAGCACAAAAATACATGTAACCTGTGATGCTCTTGGCAACCCGACCGGTTTTCATCTTACACCGGGGCAAGCCCATGATCTTCAAGGTGCGGATGTTTTATTGCCGGACATTCTGACGTGTATAGAATCTTTTCTGGCCGATAAAGCGTATGATGCGGCGGAACGGGTTCTTGATCTGTTAAAGAACGCCGGGGTTCGGGCCGTCATACCACCAAAGTCAAACCGTAAGGAACCACGCGAATACGATGAGGAAATGTATAAAGCACGGCATTTGATCGAGAATTTCTTTGCAAAACTCAAACAATACCGTGCCATTGCAACTCGGTACGATAAACGTGCTTCAACTTTCCTCGGCGGCATCCACCTCGCTGCAGCTATCATTTGGCTTAATTGACCACACGCCTTAAATCAAGATTCCAACAAGTAATCGCTACGAATCCATCATTCCCAAAATCGTTCAAGCTGGCAAGCGGCCACCCGAGATGGATGGCCGGTGAAGTTATTGCTTGGGTTCGATCTGAATTCGAGAAGCAAACAAGATCGCGCTCATAATTTCTTCGCCATATCCTCGGCCGAAGTATTGAAATAAATTTGCAACTGCCTTAGATCACAATGCCCGGTAACTCTGGCCAATTCCATGATGTGCAGTTTCCCGGCTAAGCGTGTGATAGCCTCATACCTAGAATCGTGGAAATGTAGATCATCGATCATGGCGCGTTTCTTGGCTTTCCTAAATAGCGCGTCAACCTGATCCGTCCGTAAATTAAATACGGATTCCGTTTCCTGCCTAACCTGATCCAATATCCTGAGCGCTTCTGCAGACAACGGCACATCACGCGGGAACCCATTTTTTGTTTTTGGCAGATGCACCACTCGTTTTTAAGTGTCGATGTTTGCCCAAGTGAGAGAAACAATCTCACCGGCGTGCATCGCCGTTTCAATTGCGAATAAAAGCGCCGCACCTACTCTTGATGTCACCGTTTCAGAATAAACGCTGCCTTTGTTGCAAATGTGCTTGATTTCCTGATACCCTTTCTTGCGACAGCGGCTTCCCAGCGCTTACCCTTTTTCCGTATCGTTGCCATTTCCGTAAAAATATCCGTAAATTTTCCGTAGATGGTACATGAAAAACAGATAGAGACAGATGAAAACGATAATTAAAGCGAGTTAAAAACCACCCTAAACCCGCTTTAAATAAGGATAAAACTAGAAAAAGTGAAAAACAGAAAAAGTATCAGTGGTGCCCAGAAGAGGACTCGAACCTCCACACCCGAAGGCACATGGACCTGAACCATGCGCGTCTACCAATTCCGCCATCTGGGCCAAGGGCAGTCGGGGTCCGGCTGCCGAAGAACGCGTAATTCTATAGGAAACCATTGTTTTGTCAATTAAGAAGAATCAAAAACTGCGTAATCTGGATCCGTTTCTCAAACGCGAGAAAGAACGCTATCAACACCCATTACCAAGCCGGGAGTATATTCTCCAGATTTTGCAGCAGCAGGGAATCCCCCTTGCCGAACCGATGTTGCGGAAATTACTGGATATTACAAAAAAAGAAGTAGAGCTGTTCAACCGCCGTTTGACGGCGATGATGCGCGAGGGTCAGATTTTCCGCAACCGCAAAGGCGATATTTGCGTGATGGAGAAACTGGATCTGATCAAAGGCCGGATACAGGGTCATGCCGACGGATTCGGTTTTTTGCTTCCCGATGACGGCAGTCCGGATTTATTTCTGAGTGCAAAAGAAATGAATAAAGCACTACACGGTGACCGGGTCGTGGTGCGCGAAATCGGACTGGACCGGCGCGGACGCCGCGAAGCCGCCATTGTCGAAATCCTGGAACATACCAATACGCAGCTGGTGGGTCGGCTGCACATCGATCACGGTATTTTATTCGTCGTCGCTGAAAACAAGCGCATCAGCCAGGATATTCTGATCGCCAAGGAACACTCGTTAAAAGCCAAAGCTGGCCAGATCGTTATTGCCGAAATCATCCAGCAGCCGAATAAACAAACACAGCCGATCGGTAAGATCATCGAGATTCTGGGCGATTACACCGCGCCGGGAATGGAAATTGAAATCGCTTTACGCAAACACGATTTGCCTTACGTGTTCCCTGCCGAGGTTGAAACGCTCGCAGCAAAATTCCCCAAGAACGTCCTGAAGAAAGAATGTAAGGAACGTAAAGACATCACGCATTTGCCGCTGGTCACGATCGATGGTGAAACCGCACGCGATTTTGACGATGCCGTTTATTGCGAGAAAGACGGCGACGGATACCGGTTATACGTGGCAATTGCGGACGTCAGTCACTATGTCAAGCCGCACGATGCGTTGGATCAGGAAGCGCTGAACCGCGGCAATTCCGTGTATTTTCCGCGCCGTGTCATTCCGATGCTGCCCGAAGCGCTGTCAAATGAATTGTGCTCGCTCAATCCCGGCAAGAACCGCTTGTGCATGGTATGCGAAATACAATTCCAAAAAAACGGCGAAATCTTGGATTATGTTTTTTATCCCGCGGTGATGCGCTCGCACGCACGTCTGACTTACACCACGGTAGCGGCAATCCTGGAAAAACCCAAAGGCGCCGAAGCCAAGGAAAATGCCGGGCTGCTGCCGCACTTGCAGTTGATCTACAAGCTGTTCAAGGCGCTGCTGAAAGCACGCAAAAAGCGCGGCGCCATCGATTTTGAAACCACCGAAACTCAGATGTTCTTTAACGACCAAGGAAAAAT is part of the Gammaproteobacteria bacterium genome and encodes:
- a CDS encoding tyrosine-type recombinase/integrase, yielding MAIKEALTDLACKNATAEGGKVRKLHDGQGLYLWVYEDGRKYWRLRYKIHDTEKSLSLGVYPVVGLKQARQLAQIERVKLSGNIDPSIDRQINKQKAKEAAANSFEAVAREWSTKQTHTWAKSHAKDVLRRLESNVFPYIGMYPISTIEAPQLLNMIRIIEQRGSYDLAHRVLGVCGQVFRYGVSTSRCNRDPSGDLRGALTPHKKKNQAAVKPEELPELLRAIATYESIGDRQTQLALRLLALTFVRTNELIGALWEEIDLSNALWIVPATRMKMKNEHVVPLTHQALNILTELKTIAGDSRYLLPGRNPNKPISNNTLLFALYRLGYKGKMTGHGFRAVASTALNESGLFNPDAIERQLAHGERNEIRGAYNRAEYLPERKRMMIWWSNHIEALEKGAEVIPLFGKPA
- a CDS encoding ImmA/IrrE family metallo-endopeptidase; this encodes MFNPHRLIIARKRRGLTSKELAELVGLSPITITRLEKSGNPEPSTIDALSKVLGFSNEFFFGNDVDMLTRNSASFRSLTAMTAKERESALAAGSLAYLTSDWVTSRFNLPNVDLIDFSREREPEYAAQTLRQHWGLGEQPISNVIKLLESKGIRIFSLSEDTKNVDAFSCWRNGIPYIFLNTFKTAEHSRFDALHELGHLVLHKHGEAKGREIEREANQFASFFLMPSADLISHIQFVSSLDQLIKAKRRWGVSVAALTYRLHKTELISDWQYRAFCIQINKKFGTSEPNGLDREKSVVWEKVFRELWNEGITKKDIAEELAIPIEEIESLVFGLVGSFKSINEIIKNKEQFKLRLV
- a CDS encoding tyrosine-type recombinase/integrase; the encoded protein is MGKIKSAISALGVKKLSKTPGMHAVGGVSGLYLCVNVSPALSANMNPTFAASWIYRYSFSGRRRDMGLGSYSDFSLEEARHKASNYRKQVLEGIDPLEDKQKQADIHKKSHIKRVTFQHCINSYLDAHGDAWKNAKHRAQWRSTLETYACPVIGNLNVAHIDAGLVLKVLEPIWKTKTETATRLRGRIESILDWATVRGFREGENPARWKGHLDKLLPSPAKIAKVKHFTALPYKEIFQFMQQLRNQPGIGAAALEFAILTAARSGEVRGALWSEINLSERLWLIPGDRMKAGREHRIPLSDAAIAVLKRMQENHLSDYVFPGLKQDKPLSDMSLTATLKRMGRTDLTAHGFRSTFRDWASETTAYPQEVCEMALAHTIANKVEAAYRRGDLFDKRIHLMNDWANYCNDLSVDTQS
- a CDS encoding IS5 family transposase (programmed frameshift), with the translated sequence MKRYGLRDDQWQRIEHLLSGRKQTVGVTAKDNRLFVEAVLYRYRAGIPWRDLPERFGDWNNIARRHRRWSESGVWERVFTYLAEDSDNEYAMIDSTIIRAHQHAAGTKGGIGKECIGRSKGGLSTKIHVTCDALGNPTGFHLTPGQAHDLQGADVLLPDILTCIESFLADKAYDAAERVLDLLKNAGVRAVIPPKSNRKEPREYDEEMYKARHLIENFFAKLKQYRAIATRYDKRASTFLGGIHLAAAIIWLN
- a CDS encoding macro domain-containing protein codes for the protein MIKFTQGNLLEARAEALVNTVNTVGVMGKGIALMFKERFTENYRLYVAACKAGRVQIGKIFVTEVHEFNDPRWIVNFPTKQHWSKPSQLPWIVEGLQDLRRFIIEKQVKSIAIPPLGAGNGGLEWEKVRKQIETALGDLPDIEIVVFEPTKQYQNVAKRAGVEKLTPARALIAELVRRYWVLGMECSLLEVQKLAWFLERSIEHFSPQDNPLNLQFIAHKYGPYANRLSHLLNSLDGSYLHCEKRISDANPLNVIWFDDERKTLVQTYLKTEVKSYEPALEYTTKLIDGFESPFGMELLATVDWLLNKEGIQPTVQSVRRGLQHWPAEGAAERKNRLFDDRAIKIALDRLTPLIEHDK
- a CDS encoding DUF4433 domain-containing protein, yielding MYTNLNPTKALIWRIVHRDNLPWIFDNGLHCANSSVQAPSYVAIGNQDLINRRKYRDVPIAPNGTLADYVPFYFTPFSPMMYNIYTGRGEVPKRRNEDICILVSSLYHVQSAALQFIFTDRHAYTYLARYFNNIAQLNEIDWPLLQARNFKRNPDDPEQIERYQAEALVYGYLPIGALLGIVCYTKDVKLMLDVEIQNRGLTLDIKVIPEWYFQ
- the rnr gene encoding ribonuclease R, which encodes MSIKKNQKLRNLDPFLKREKERYQHPLPSREYILQILQQQGIPLAEPMLRKLLDITKKEVELFNRRLTAMMREGQIFRNRKGDICVMEKLDLIKGRIQGHADGFGFLLPDDGSPDLFLSAKEMNKALHGDRVVVREIGLDRRGRREAAIVEILEHTNTQLVGRLHIDHGILFVVAENKRISQDILIAKEHSLKAKAGQIVIAEIIQQPNKQTQPIGKIIEILGDYTAPGMEIEIALRKHDLPYVFPAEVETLAAKFPKNVLKKECKERKDITHLPLVTIDGETARDFDDAVYCEKDGDGYRLYVAIADVSHYVKPHDALDQEALNRGNSVYFPRRVIPMLPEALSNELCSLNPGKNRLCMVCEIQFQKNGEILDYVFYPAVMRSHARLTYTTVAAILEKPKGAEAKENAGLLPHLQLIYKLFKALLKARKKRGAIDFETTETQMFFNDQGKIEKIVPVQRTEAHRLIEECMLAANVCAADFLQRNGQTTLYRIHESPAAEKIEALRNFLKEFGIQLGGKNKPGAKDYAQTLLKIQDRPDAQLLQTVMLRSLQQAIYSPDLAGHFGLAYDAYTHFTSPIRRYPDLLVHRAIKAVLQGETYNPGDWNELGLRCSMTERRADDATRDVESWLKCFYMQNKIGECFDGVISSVTGFGLFVALDGVYVEGLVHISELPSDYFHFDATKHSLLGERSGKQYRLGDRLRVKLVRVDLETSKIDFALAEPDEKPARVKTKTPAKKQEIT